A segment of the Catenuloplanes nepalensis genome:
GCGCGCGTGAGCACAACCTCCGCGACGTCTCCCTTGATCTGCCACGCGACGCGATGATCGTCTTCACCGGCCTCTCCGGGTCGGGCAAGTCCAGCCTCGCGTTCGACACGATCTTCGCCGAGGGCCAGCGGCGGTACGTGGAGTCCCTCTCCTCGTACGCGCGGCAGTTCCTCGGCCAGATGGACAAGCCGGATGTCGACTTCATCGAGGGCCTCTCGCCCGCGGTGTCGATCGACCAGAAGTCGACGTCGCGTAACCCGCGCTCGACCGTCGGCACCATCACCGAGGTGTACGACTACCTGCGCCTGCTCTTCGCGCGCGCCGGTGTCCCGCACTGCCCGGTCTGCGGCGAGCTGATCTCCAAGCAGTCACCGCAGCAGATCGTCGACCGGATCCTCGCGATGACGGAGGGCACCCGGTTCATGGTGCTCTCCCCGGTGGTCCGCGGCCGCAAGGGCGAATACGTCGACCTCTTCGCCGAGCTGCAGACCAAGGGTTACGCGCGGGCCCGGGTCGACGGCGTGGTCTACCCGCTGACCGAGCCACCGAAGCTGAAGAAGCAGGAGAAGCACACGATCGAGGTGGTCATCGACCGCCTCAGCGTGAAGGCGAGCGGCAAGCAGCGGCTCACCGACTCGGTCGAGGCCGCGCTCGGCCTCTCCGGCGGCCTGGTCATCTTCGAGTTCGTCGACGCGCCGGAGGACGACCCGGACCGCGAGCGGCTCTTCTCCGAGCACCTGGCCTGCCCGAACGAGCACCCGCTGGCGATCGAGGACCTGGAGCCCCGGGTCTTCTCGTTCAACGCACCCTATGGCGCCTGCCCGGAGTGCACCGGCCTCGGCACGAAGAAGGAGATCGACCCGGAGCTGGTCATCCCGGACATCGAGCGCACGCTGCGTGACGGCGCGGTGCAGCCGTGGTCCGGCGGCCAGACCCAGGAATACTTCCTGCGTCTGCTGGAGGCGCTCGGCGAGCAGGAGCACTTCACGCTGGACACGCCGTGGCGGAAGCTGTCCTCCTCCGCGCAGAAGACGATCCTGTTCGGCGCCGAGGACCAGGTCCACGTCAAATACCGGAATCGGTACGGGCGGGATCGGTCGTACTACACCGGTTTCGAGGGCGTCATGCAGTGGATCGAGCGCCGCCACTCGGACACCGAGTCGGACTGGTCCCGGGAGAAGTACGAGGGTTACATGCGGGACGTGCCCTGCGGCACGTGCAAGGGCGCCCGCCTCAAGCCCGAGGTGCTGGCCGTCACGCTCAACGACAAGTCCATCGCGGAGGTCTGCAACCTCTCGATCGGCGAGTGCGCGGACTTCCTCGGCGAGATGCAGCTCAACGACCGGCAGAAGATGATCGCCGAGCGGGTGCTCAAGGAGATCAACGCGCGGCTCCGGTTCCTGGTCGACGTGGGCCTGGACTACCTGTCGCTGGACCGGCCGGCCGGCACGCTCTCCGGCGGCGAGGCGCAGCGCATCCGGCTGGCCACGCAGATCGGCTCCGGCCTGGTCGGCGTGCTCTACGTGCTGGACGAGCCGTCGATCGGCCTGCACCAGCGGGACAACCACCGGCTGATCGAGACGCTGCTCCGGCTGAAGAACCTGGGCAACACGCTGATCGTGGTCGAGCACGACGAGGACACGATCCGCCAGGCCGACTGGGTGGTCGACATCGGGCCGGGCGCGGGCGAGCACGGCGGCAAGGTCGTGCACTCCGGGCCCTACTCCGGGCTGCTGAAGAACAAGGAG
Coding sequences within it:
- the uvrA gene encoding excinuclease ABC subunit UvrA, which gives rise to MTDRLIIRGAREHNLRDVSLDLPRDAMIVFTGLSGSGKSSLAFDTIFAEGQRRYVESLSSYARQFLGQMDKPDVDFIEGLSPAVSIDQKSTSRNPRSTVGTITEVYDYLRLLFARAGVPHCPVCGELISKQSPQQIVDRILAMTEGTRFMVLSPVVRGRKGEYVDLFAELQTKGYARARVDGVVYPLTEPPKLKKQEKHTIEVVIDRLSVKASGKQRLTDSVEAALGLSGGLVIFEFVDAPEDDPDRERLFSEHLACPNEHPLAIEDLEPRVFSFNAPYGACPECTGLGTKKEIDPELVIPDIERTLRDGAVQPWSGGQTQEYFLRLLEALGEQEHFTLDTPWRKLSSSAQKTILFGAEDQVHVKYRNRYGRDRSYYTGFEGVMQWIERRHSDTESDWSREKYEGYMRDVPCGTCKGARLKPEVLAVTLNDKSIAEVCNLSIGECADFLGEMQLNDRQKMIAERVLKEINARLRFLVDVGLDYLSLDRPAGTLSGGEAQRIRLATQIGSGLVGVLYVLDEPSIGLHQRDNHRLIETLLRLKNLGNTLIVVEHDEDTIRQADWVVDIGPGAGEHGGKVVHSGPYSGLLKNKESATGAYLSGRKKIPTPMVRRPRTPDRELVVQGARENNLRGVTVPFPLGQLISVTGVSGSGKSSLVNDILYKVLANQINGAKMVPGRHSRVSGLDQIDKVVGVDQSPIGRTPRSNPATYTGVFDNIRKLFAETTEAKVRGYGPGRFSFNVKGGRCENCAGDGTIKIEMNFLPDVYVPCEVCKGARYNRETLEVHYKGKTISEVLEMPIEEAATFFEPITSIHRHMKTLVEVGLGYVRLGQPAPTLSGGEAQRVKLASELQKRSNGRSVYVLDEPTTGLHFEDIRKLLLVLEGLVDKGNTVIVIEHNLDVIKSSDWLIDMGPEGGHRGGTVLAMGTPEELAEVPGSHTGQFLRPMLGLTGEPSGAKDAVARAAKANGEKVNSVKPAAATKARSSRAKATASR